The DNA sequence GAAGGCCCGGAGGAACGACAAGTCCTCCTCGGCCGTCGACGTCGACGAGTTCGAGGCCGCCGAAGGCCTCGAGCTGCCCGGAGCGGACCTGTCCAACGAGGAGCTCGCCGTGCGCGTGCTCCCCAAGCAGCAGGACGAGTTCACCTGCATGAGCTGCTTCCTGGTGCACCACCGCAGCCAGCTGGCCCGGGAGAAGAACGGTCAGCCGATCTGCCGCGACTGCGACTGAGGCGAGGTCGGCCGTGACAGGTTCGACCCCGCCTGGGAAGAACCGCTTCGGCGACCACGAAGCGGACGCAGCCGTGCCATCCGGCGCGACGGATGCCGAGCGGGGCCCTGGGGCCTCGCTCAGGCCCGCCGACGCGTCGGGAGCGGGACCGGCCGACCCCGTCGGCCACCAGGGCCTCGCCAGGGCGCAGAGCGGCGCTGAGACGGCGTACGAGGCGGTCCCCGCGCTCGTGCACCACGCGGCGGCGACGTCGCCGCACACGGCCGTCGAGGCCGTGCGAACCGCGACGACGGCGGAAGACGAGGGCCCCACGACCAAGGGCAAGCGTTTCTCCGCCGTCGCGAACGGCTTGAAGAACGGGGCGCTGCGCGGTGGCCGCGGAGCCAGGGCCGGCATCGGCTATCTGGCCGACCGGATCATCGAGAACGCCCCCCGGGTCCCCGTCCGGGACCTGGCCACCCTCCGCAAGCAGTTCCCGGGCCTCGGCCCGGAGCAGCTCGCGGACAAACTCATCGCGGGCGCGGCGAACGCGACCTCCACGGTGGGCGCCGGAGTGGGCGCCGCCGCCATGCTGCCGGTCCCGCCGGCCATGCCCGCCGAGCTCGCCGCCGAGATCACCGGCGTCGCCGCGATCGAGCTGAAGCTCATCGCCGAGCTGCACGAGGTCTACGGACGGCGACCGCCCGGCCCCCTCAAGCAGCGCAGCAGCGCGTATCTGCGGTCGTGGACCGAGGAGCGCGGCATCGACGTGGCCAAGCCCGCGTCGATAAACGCCGCGCTCGGCGGCCAGATGAAGCGGGAGCTGCGCCAGCAGATCATGAAGCGGATGGTGCGGAACCTGCCGAACCTGATGCCGTTCATGGTTGGAGCCGCGGTCGGGGCGTTCATGAACCGCCGCGACACGAAGAAGCTCGCCGAGCGCGTCCGCGCCGATCTGCGCCGCACGCAGGTGCCCTGGGACGCCCTGGGGGAGCTGCCGCCGCTCACCGGCCCCAAGGAGCTGGAGTCCTGAGCCGTCGGCGTGCCGCCCCCCCGGCGGGGCTACGCCGCCGTGACCGTCCCCAGCGCCTTCGCCAGCGCCTGAGGGTTCCTGGTGGACACGTACACGTACGGGGTCGGGTCCTCGGGATCCGTGACCTCGACGCGCAGCGCCGTCGGGATGTAGCTGCGCAGCACCATGAACGCGCGCGGGTCGGCCTTGTGGGTCCGCCAGGCGCGCGCCCCGGCCGCGTCCAGGGGC is a window from the Streptomyces spectabilis genome containing:
- a CDS encoding DUF4193 domain-containing protein gives rise to the protein MATDYDTPRKTDDDVDSDSLEELKARRNDKSSSAVDVDEFEAAEGLELPGADLSNEELAVRVLPKQQDEFTCMSCFLVHHRSQLAREKNGQPICRDCD